One Segatella copri genomic window, TCGGAAAATGATAAATAATATAAATTTAAATGACTGAAAATATGTTGACACCAGAAAAAAAACAAAAGATTGAAGATCAGATAGAACTTCAACAGAACGCAATTTCATATGATATGAAAGAGTTTACAATAGAATTGTATGTTAATAAATATCTTAAGGATATAGATAAAGAAGATAACGAACTGTATGTTCCTGATTATCAAAGAGAATTTATTTGGGATGATAGACATCAGTCTCGTTTTATTGAAAGTCTTTACTTAGGATTACCAGTCCCTTTTATGTTTTCAGCAGAAATTAAAGAGAGTGGAAGATTGGAAATTGTAGATGGTTCGCAGCGAATTAGAACTTTGGCTGCATTCTTATCTGACGAACTAACTTTATCCCATTTGGAGAAACTTTCTGAAATGAATGGTTGTAAGTATTCAGAACTTCCTGTTGGCTTACAAAGAAGCTTTAAAAATATATCAATCAGAATGGTTGTGTTATCTGCTAAAGCTACAGAAGATGTAAGAAATGAAATGTTTGACCGTATAAACACAAGTAGTGTGCCTTTGCTGCCGATGGAAACGCGTCGAGGAATTTATAAAGGTATTTTTACTGATTTTATTGCAGAATTGGCAAAAGAACCTAGATTTAAGAAACTTTGTCCACTGGCAAATTACATGCAAAATAGAAGGGAAGAAGAGGAACTCTTGTTGAGATTGTTTGCTTTTAGCGAGATATTCCCTTCGTTTTCGATAGTAGAGAACAAAGGGGTTGCTAAATTTTTGGATAATTACTTGGCAGAAAAAAATAAAACCTTTAACAAA contains:
- a CDS encoding DUF262 domain-containing protein; translation: MLTPEKKQKIEDQIELQQNAISYDMKEFTIELYVNKYLKDIDKEDNELYVPDYQREFIWDDRHQSRFIESLYLGLPVPFMFSAEIKESGRLEIVDGSQRIRTLAAFLSDELTLSHLEKLSEMNGCKYSELPVGLQRSFKNISIRMVVLSAKATEDVRNEMFDRINTSSVPLLPMETRRGIYKGIFTDFIAELAKEPRFKKLCPLANYMQNRREEEELLLRLFAFSEIFPSFSIVENKGVAKFLDNYLAEKNKTFNKNEKAVLKKNFYNLINAIEKIYPNQGFAKTKMAIGISKPYFEAIAVGIYLALIDNPDINLVAKKELIIDKNNRNEFFKLIEGRYRTHTAQKIRNRIEYVKNLYLK